The following proteins come from a genomic window of Larimichthys crocea isolate SSNF chromosome III, L_crocea_2.0, whole genome shotgun sequence:
- the rufy3 gene encoding protein RUFY3 isoform X4, translating into MAERDVPLGAVPLQSSSEASESSGRQNSSDENGHVDSPDETLSPTSVIYFKEALNSSNLTFGKAVSLSPSPLRQYDFRIERIESKRRNPKDPIAIERLNLMNMAKLSIKGLIESALNLGRTLDSDYAPLQQFFVVMEHCLKHGLKTKKSFLGQNKSFWGALELVEKLTPEAGEITASVKDLPGLKTPLGRGRAWLRLALMQKKLSDYMKTIINRKDLLSEFYEPNALMMEEEGAVIAGLLVGLNVIDANLCMKGEDLDSQVGVIDFSMYLKDGGHSSKSSEGDGQITAILDQKNYVEELNRHLSASVNNLQAKVDALEKSNTKLTEELAVANNRIITLQEDVERVKEESSYHMESRKALRSDSAPDGQALGETRKQLKEETLLRLDVEKELEVQIGMKQEMELSMKMLEKDICEKQDALVELRQQLDDLRAINQQLSHKSQSADTSSKQKSETIARLEEKINQMSGTVKQMETRSKQAERERDLAREANRLFKQDFGDKIESLQVEVEQLRKHRSNLELELRKERERRSEYHFDTASRQPSTPRKERRLPENIPKSLPESPSVKKGNDQLHAGAEDKTSLSSSLSLSHHEDEEDESFVEISQPSVCTMCEEDDSLLKTKKPRTDKLNTRS; encoded by the exons ATGGCGGAGCGGGACGTGCCGCTGGGAGCTGTGCCTCTGCAGTCGTCTTCAGAGGCTTCAGAAAGTTCTGGGAGACAAAATTCCTCCGACGAAAACGGACACGTTGACAGTCCGGACGAGACTCTGTCTCCGACCTCGGTGATATACTTCAAGGAGGCTTTGAACTCCTCAAACTTGACATTTGGGAAGGCTGTCTCGCtgtcaccctctcctctccGACAGTATGACTTCAGGATCGAGAGAATCGAGTCAAAGCGCAGAA ACCCCAAGGATCCCATTGCAATCGAAAGGCTTAACTTGATGAACATGGCCAAACTGAGCATCAAGGGCCTGATCGAGTCTGCTCTCAACCTCGGACGCACACTTGACTCTGACTATGCACCTCTCCAGCAGTTCTTTGTCGTGATGGAGCACTGTCTGAAACATGGCTTGAAAA CCAAGAAGTCCTTCCTTGGGCAGAACAAATCATTCTGGGGGGCGTTGGAGCTTGTCGAGAAGTTGACACCTGAAGCAGGAGAGATCACTGCCAGTGTAAAAGACCTGCCTGGCCTTAA AACTCCTTTAGGGAGAGGGCGTGCCTGGTTACGACTGGCCTTGATGCAGAAGAAGCTTTCTGACTACATGAAGACCATCATCAACAGAAAGGACCTGCTCAG TGAATTCTATGAGCCCAACGCATTGAtgatggaggaagagggagctgTCATCGCGGGGCTGCTCGTTGGGCTAAATGTCATCGATGCCAATCTGTGTATGAAGGGGGAGGACTTGGATTCTCAG GTCGGGGTCATCGATTTTTCAATGTACCTCAAAGATGGCGGACACAGTAGTAAGAGTTCAGAGGG CGACGGTCAGATCACAGCGATTCTTGATCAGAAGAATTATGTGGAGGAGCTGAACAGACATTTAAG TGCTTCAGTAAATAACCTCCAGGCCAAGGTGGACGCTCTGGAAAAGTCTAACACAAAGCTAACAGAAGAG CTTGCAGTGGCAAATAACAGGATCATCACTTTACAAGAAGATGTGGAGAGAGTAAAGGAGGAGAGCTCATATCATATGGAGTCCAGGAAG gcatTAAGAAGCGACTCAGCACCAGACGGACAAGCGTTGGGTGAAACGCGCAAGCAGCTCAAAGAGGAAACTTTGCTTCGATTG gATGTTGAGAAAGAGCTGGAGGTGCAGATCGGGATGAAGCAGGAGATGGAGCTGTCCATGAAGATGCTGgaaaaagacatctgtgagAAGCAGGACGCTCTTGTGGAGCTCAGACAGCAGCTGGACGACCTTCGTGCCATCAACCAACAGCTTAGCCACAAGTCACAG AGCGCAGATACCAGCTCTAAACAGAAGAGTGAAACCATCGCTCGTCTGGAGGAGAAAATAAACCAGATGTCAGGCACTGTAAAACAGATGGAGACAAG ATCCAAACAggccgagagagagagggatctGGCTCGAGAGGCCAACCGACTCTTCAAACAGGACTTTGGGGATAAAATCGAGAGcttgcaggtggaggtggagcagctgaggAAGCACAG GTCTAATCTGGAGCTGGAGTTGAGAAAAGAGCGAGAGCGAAGGAGTGAGTATCATTTTGACACGGCGTCCAGACAGCCCAGCACTCCTCGGAAGGAGAGGAGACTCCCAGAGAACATACCAAAA AGTCTCCCAGAATCCCCATCAGTCAAAAAGGGCAATGACCAGTTACACGCAGGAGCAGAGGACAAAACAAGTCTGAGCTCCAGCTT GTCTTTGTCACATCACGAGGATGAAGAG GACGAGTCATTTGTGGAGATCAGTCAGCCTTCTGTCTGTACCATGTGTGAGGAGGACGACTCCCTCCTCAAGACAAAG aagcccagaactgacaaactgaacactCGCTCTTGA
- the rufy3 gene encoding protein RUFY3 isoform X5 — MAERDVPLGAVPLQSSSEASESSGRQNSSDENGHVDSPDETLSPTSVIYFKEALNSSNLTFGKAVSLSPSPLRQYDFRIERIESKRRNPKDPIAIERLNLMNMAKLSIKGLIESALNLGRTLDSDYAPLQQFFVVMEHCLKHGLKTKKSFLGQNKSFWGALELVEKLTPEAGEITASVKDLPGLKTPLGRGRAWLRLALMQKKLSDYMKTIINRKDLLSEFYEPNALMMEEEGAVIAGLLVGLNVIDANLCMKGEDLDSQVGVIDFSMYLKDGGHSSKSSEGDGQITAILDQKNYVEELNRHLSASVNNLQAKVDALEKSNTKLTEELAVANNRIITLQEDVERVKEESSYHMESRKALRSDSAPDGQALGETRKQLKEETLLRLDVEKELEVQIGMKQEMELSMKMLEKDICEKQDALVELRQQLDDLRAINQQLSHKSQSADTSSKQKSETIARLEEKINQMSGTVKQMETSEKHLVKQARNLNSAAGKLLQLQQ, encoded by the exons ATGGCGGAGCGGGACGTGCCGCTGGGAGCTGTGCCTCTGCAGTCGTCTTCAGAGGCTTCAGAAAGTTCTGGGAGACAAAATTCCTCCGACGAAAACGGACACGTTGACAGTCCGGACGAGACTCTGTCTCCGACCTCGGTGATATACTTCAAGGAGGCTTTGAACTCCTCAAACTTGACATTTGGGAAGGCTGTCTCGCtgtcaccctctcctctccGACAGTATGACTTCAGGATCGAGAGAATCGAGTCAAAGCGCAGAA ACCCCAAGGATCCCATTGCAATCGAAAGGCTTAACTTGATGAACATGGCCAAACTGAGCATCAAGGGCCTGATCGAGTCTGCTCTCAACCTCGGACGCACACTTGACTCTGACTATGCACCTCTCCAGCAGTTCTTTGTCGTGATGGAGCACTGTCTGAAACATGGCTTGAAAA CCAAGAAGTCCTTCCTTGGGCAGAACAAATCATTCTGGGGGGCGTTGGAGCTTGTCGAGAAGTTGACACCTGAAGCAGGAGAGATCACTGCCAGTGTAAAAGACCTGCCTGGCCTTAA AACTCCTTTAGGGAGAGGGCGTGCCTGGTTACGACTGGCCTTGATGCAGAAGAAGCTTTCTGACTACATGAAGACCATCATCAACAGAAAGGACCTGCTCAG TGAATTCTATGAGCCCAACGCATTGAtgatggaggaagagggagctgTCATCGCGGGGCTGCTCGTTGGGCTAAATGTCATCGATGCCAATCTGTGTATGAAGGGGGAGGACTTGGATTCTCAG GTCGGGGTCATCGATTTTTCAATGTACCTCAAAGATGGCGGACACAGTAGTAAGAGTTCAGAGGG CGACGGTCAGATCACAGCGATTCTTGATCAGAAGAATTATGTGGAGGAGCTGAACAGACATTTAAG TGCTTCAGTAAATAACCTCCAGGCCAAGGTGGACGCTCTGGAAAAGTCTAACACAAAGCTAACAGAAGAG CTTGCAGTGGCAAATAACAGGATCATCACTTTACAAGAAGATGTGGAGAGAGTAAAGGAGGAGAGCTCATATCATATGGAGTCCAGGAAG gcatTAAGAAGCGACTCAGCACCAGACGGACAAGCGTTGGGTGAAACGCGCAAGCAGCTCAAAGAGGAAACTTTGCTTCGATTG gATGTTGAGAAAGAGCTGGAGGTGCAGATCGGGATGAAGCAGGAGATGGAGCTGTCCATGAAGATGCTGgaaaaagacatctgtgagAAGCAGGACGCTCTTGTGGAGCTCAGACAGCAGCTGGACGACCTTCGTGCCATCAACCAACAGCTTAGCCACAAGTCACAG AGCGCAGATACCAGCTCTAAACAGAAGAGTGAAACCATCGCTCGTCTGGAGGAGAAAATAAACCAGATGTCAGGCACTGTAAAACAGATGGAGACAAG TGAGAAACATTTGGTGAAGCAGGCCAGAAACCTGAACTCAGCAGCAgggaagctgctgcagctgcagcagtag
- the rufy3 gene encoding protein RUFY3 isoform X6 — MSDLTPQSETPTPTTDKITQAARETIYLCNFRVSVDGEWLCLRELNDISLTPDPEPAHEDPKDPIAIERLNLMNMAKLSIKGLIESALNLGRTLDSDYAPLQQFFVVMEHCLKHGLKTKKSFLGQNKSFWGALELVEKLTPEAGEITASVKDLPGLKTPLGRGRAWLRLALMQKKLSDYMKTIINRKDLLSEFYEPNALMMEEEGAVIAGLLVGLNVIDANLCMKGEDLDSQVGVIDFSMYLKDGGHSSKSSEGDGQITAILDQKNYVEELNRHLSASVNNLQAKVDALEKSNTKLTEELAVANNRIITLQEDVERVKEESSYHMESRKALRSDSAPDGQALGETRKQLKEETLLRLDVEKELEVQIGMKQEMELSMKMLEKDICEKQDALVELRQQLDDLRAINQQLSHKSQSADTSSKQKSETIARLEEKINQMSGTVKQMETSEKHLVKQARNLNSAAGKLLQLQQ; from the exons ATGTCTGATCTGACGCCTCAGAGCGAAACCCCGACTCCCACCACCGACAAGATCACCCAGGCCGCCCGGGAGACCATTTATCTCTGCAACTTTCGCGTGTCGGTCGACGGCGAGTGGCTTTGCCTTCGCGAGCTCAATGACATCTCCCTCACCCCGGACCCAGAGCCGGCCCATGAAG ACCCCAAGGATCCCATTGCAATCGAAAGGCTTAACTTGATGAACATGGCCAAACTGAGCATCAAGGGCCTGATCGAGTCTGCTCTCAACCTCGGACGCACACTTGACTCTGACTATGCACCTCTCCAGCAGTTCTTTGTCGTGATGGAGCACTGTCTGAAACATGGCTTGAAAA CCAAGAAGTCCTTCCTTGGGCAGAACAAATCATTCTGGGGGGCGTTGGAGCTTGTCGAGAAGTTGACACCTGAAGCAGGAGAGATCACTGCCAGTGTAAAAGACCTGCCTGGCCTTAA AACTCCTTTAGGGAGAGGGCGTGCCTGGTTACGACTGGCCTTGATGCAGAAGAAGCTTTCTGACTACATGAAGACCATCATCAACAGAAAGGACCTGCTCAG TGAATTCTATGAGCCCAACGCATTGAtgatggaggaagagggagctgTCATCGCGGGGCTGCTCGTTGGGCTAAATGTCATCGATGCCAATCTGTGTATGAAGGGGGAGGACTTGGATTCTCAG GTCGGGGTCATCGATTTTTCAATGTACCTCAAAGATGGCGGACACAGTAGTAAGAGTTCAGAGGG CGACGGTCAGATCACAGCGATTCTTGATCAGAAGAATTATGTGGAGGAGCTGAACAGACATTTAAG TGCTTCAGTAAATAACCTCCAGGCCAAGGTGGACGCTCTGGAAAAGTCTAACACAAAGCTAACAGAAGAG CTTGCAGTGGCAAATAACAGGATCATCACTTTACAAGAAGATGTGGAGAGAGTAAAGGAGGAGAGCTCATATCATATGGAGTCCAGGAAG gcatTAAGAAGCGACTCAGCACCAGACGGACAAGCGTTGGGTGAAACGCGCAAGCAGCTCAAAGAGGAAACTTTGCTTCGATTG gATGTTGAGAAAGAGCTGGAGGTGCAGATCGGGATGAAGCAGGAGATGGAGCTGTCCATGAAGATGCTGgaaaaagacatctgtgagAAGCAGGACGCTCTTGTGGAGCTCAGACAGCAGCTGGACGACCTTCGTGCCATCAACCAACAGCTTAGCCACAAGTCACAG AGCGCAGATACCAGCTCTAAACAGAAGAGTGAAACCATCGCTCGTCTGGAGGAGAAAATAAACCAGATGTCAGGCACTGTAAAACAGATGGAGACAAG TGAGAAACATTTGGTGAAGCAGGCCAGAAACCTGAACTCAGCAGCAgggaagctgctgcagctgcagcagtag
- the rufy3 gene encoding protein RUFY3 isoform X3: protein MAERDVPLGAVPLQSSSEASESSGRQNSSDENGHVDSPDETLSPTSVIYFKEALNSSNLTFGKAVSLSPSPLRQYDFRIERIESKRRNPKDPIAIERLNLMNMAKLSIKGLIESALNLGRTLDSDYAPLQQFFVVMEHCLKHGLKTKKSFLGQNKSFWGALELVEKLTPEAGEITASVKDLPGLKTPLGRGRAWLRLALMQKKLSDYMKTIINRKDLLSEFYEPNALMMEEEGAVIAGLLVGLNVIDANLCMKGEDLDSQVGVIDFSMYLKDGGHSSKSSEGDGQITAILDQKNYVEELNRHLSASVNNLQAKVDALEKSNTKLTEELAVANNRIITLQEDVERVKEESSYHMESRKALRSDSAPDGQALGETRKQLKEETLLRLDVEKELEVQIGMKQEMELSMKMLEKDICEKQDALVELRQQLDDLRAINQQLSHKSQSADTSSKQKSETIARLEEKINQMSGTVKQMETRSKQAERERDLAREANRLFKQDFGDKIESLQVEVEQLRKHRSNLELELRKERERRSEYHFDTASRQPSTPRKERRLPENIPKSLPESPSVKKGNDQLHAGAEDKTSLSSSLSLSHHEDEEDESFVEISQPSVCTMCEEDDSLLKTKNEPYIYACFYRSPELTN from the exons ATGGCGGAGCGGGACGTGCCGCTGGGAGCTGTGCCTCTGCAGTCGTCTTCAGAGGCTTCAGAAAGTTCTGGGAGACAAAATTCCTCCGACGAAAACGGACACGTTGACAGTCCGGACGAGACTCTGTCTCCGACCTCGGTGATATACTTCAAGGAGGCTTTGAACTCCTCAAACTTGACATTTGGGAAGGCTGTCTCGCtgtcaccctctcctctccGACAGTATGACTTCAGGATCGAGAGAATCGAGTCAAAGCGCAGAA ACCCCAAGGATCCCATTGCAATCGAAAGGCTTAACTTGATGAACATGGCCAAACTGAGCATCAAGGGCCTGATCGAGTCTGCTCTCAACCTCGGACGCACACTTGACTCTGACTATGCACCTCTCCAGCAGTTCTTTGTCGTGATGGAGCACTGTCTGAAACATGGCTTGAAAA CCAAGAAGTCCTTCCTTGGGCAGAACAAATCATTCTGGGGGGCGTTGGAGCTTGTCGAGAAGTTGACACCTGAAGCAGGAGAGATCACTGCCAGTGTAAAAGACCTGCCTGGCCTTAA AACTCCTTTAGGGAGAGGGCGTGCCTGGTTACGACTGGCCTTGATGCAGAAGAAGCTTTCTGACTACATGAAGACCATCATCAACAGAAAGGACCTGCTCAG TGAATTCTATGAGCCCAACGCATTGAtgatggaggaagagggagctgTCATCGCGGGGCTGCTCGTTGGGCTAAATGTCATCGATGCCAATCTGTGTATGAAGGGGGAGGACTTGGATTCTCAG GTCGGGGTCATCGATTTTTCAATGTACCTCAAAGATGGCGGACACAGTAGTAAGAGTTCAGAGGG CGACGGTCAGATCACAGCGATTCTTGATCAGAAGAATTATGTGGAGGAGCTGAACAGACATTTAAG TGCTTCAGTAAATAACCTCCAGGCCAAGGTGGACGCTCTGGAAAAGTCTAACACAAAGCTAACAGAAGAG CTTGCAGTGGCAAATAACAGGATCATCACTTTACAAGAAGATGTGGAGAGAGTAAAGGAGGAGAGCTCATATCATATGGAGTCCAGGAAG gcatTAAGAAGCGACTCAGCACCAGACGGACAAGCGTTGGGTGAAACGCGCAAGCAGCTCAAAGAGGAAACTTTGCTTCGATTG gATGTTGAGAAAGAGCTGGAGGTGCAGATCGGGATGAAGCAGGAGATGGAGCTGTCCATGAAGATGCTGgaaaaagacatctgtgagAAGCAGGACGCTCTTGTGGAGCTCAGACAGCAGCTGGACGACCTTCGTGCCATCAACCAACAGCTTAGCCACAAGTCACAG AGCGCAGATACCAGCTCTAAACAGAAGAGTGAAACCATCGCTCGTCTGGAGGAGAAAATAAACCAGATGTCAGGCACTGTAAAACAGATGGAGACAAG ATCCAAACAggccgagagagagagggatctGGCTCGAGAGGCCAACCGACTCTTCAAACAGGACTTTGGGGATAAAATCGAGAGcttgcaggtggaggtggagcagctgaggAAGCACAG GTCTAATCTGGAGCTGGAGTTGAGAAAAGAGCGAGAGCGAAGGAGTGAGTATCATTTTGACACGGCGTCCAGACAGCCCAGCACTCCTCGGAAGGAGAGGAGACTCCCAGAGAACATACCAAAA AGTCTCCCAGAATCCCCATCAGTCAAAAAGGGCAATGACCAGTTACACGCAGGAGCAGAGGACAAAACAAGTCTGAGCTCCAGCTT GTCTTTGTCACATCACGAGGATGAAGAG GACGAGTCATTTGTGGAGATCAGTCAGCCTTCTGTCTGTACCATGTGTGAGGAGGACGACTCCCTCCTCAAGACAAAG AATGAGCCTTATATCTacgcatgtttctacagaagcccagaactgacaaactga
- the rufy3 gene encoding protein RUFY3 isoform X2: MSDLTPQSETPTPTTDKITQAARETIYLCNFRVSVDGEWLCLRELNDISLTPDPEPAHEDPKDPIAIERLNLMNMAKLSIKGLIESALNLGRTLDSDYAPLQQFFVVMEHCLKHGLKTKKSFLGQNKSFWGALELVEKLTPEAGEITASVKDLPGLKTPLGRGRAWLRLALMQKKLSDYMKTIINRKDLLSEFYEPNALMMEEEGAVIAGLLVGLNVIDANLCMKGEDLDSQVGVIDFSMYLKDGGHSSKSSEGDGQITAILDQKNYVEELNRHLSASVNNLQAKVDALEKSNTKLTEELAVANNRIITLQEDVERVKEESSYHMESRKALRSDSAPDGQALGETRKQLKEETLLRLDVEKELEVQIGMKQEMELSMKMLEKDICEKQDALVELRQQLDDLRAINQQLSHKSQSADTSSKQKSETIARLEEKINQMSGTVKQMETRSKQAERERDLAREANRLFKQDFGDKIESLQVEVEQLRKHRSNLELELRKERERRSEYHFDTASRQPSTPRKERRLPENIPKSLPESPSVKKGNDQLHAGAEDKTSLSSSLSLSHHEDEEDESFVEISQPSVCTMCEEDDSLLKTKKQCKNCSGVFCESCVSNELPLPSSILPEIVCTACFSLLLQQYASTPT, translated from the exons ATGTCTGATCTGACGCCTCAGAGCGAAACCCCGACTCCCACCACCGACAAGATCACCCAGGCCGCCCGGGAGACCATTTATCTCTGCAACTTTCGCGTGTCGGTCGACGGCGAGTGGCTTTGCCTTCGCGAGCTCAATGACATCTCCCTCACCCCGGACCCAGAGCCGGCCCATGAAG ACCCCAAGGATCCCATTGCAATCGAAAGGCTTAACTTGATGAACATGGCCAAACTGAGCATCAAGGGCCTGATCGAGTCTGCTCTCAACCTCGGACGCACACTTGACTCTGACTATGCACCTCTCCAGCAGTTCTTTGTCGTGATGGAGCACTGTCTGAAACATGGCTTGAAAA CCAAGAAGTCCTTCCTTGGGCAGAACAAATCATTCTGGGGGGCGTTGGAGCTTGTCGAGAAGTTGACACCTGAAGCAGGAGAGATCACTGCCAGTGTAAAAGACCTGCCTGGCCTTAA AACTCCTTTAGGGAGAGGGCGTGCCTGGTTACGACTGGCCTTGATGCAGAAGAAGCTTTCTGACTACATGAAGACCATCATCAACAGAAAGGACCTGCTCAG TGAATTCTATGAGCCCAACGCATTGAtgatggaggaagagggagctgTCATCGCGGGGCTGCTCGTTGGGCTAAATGTCATCGATGCCAATCTGTGTATGAAGGGGGAGGACTTGGATTCTCAG GTCGGGGTCATCGATTTTTCAATGTACCTCAAAGATGGCGGACACAGTAGTAAGAGTTCAGAGGG CGACGGTCAGATCACAGCGATTCTTGATCAGAAGAATTATGTGGAGGAGCTGAACAGACATTTAAG TGCTTCAGTAAATAACCTCCAGGCCAAGGTGGACGCTCTGGAAAAGTCTAACACAAAGCTAACAGAAGAG CTTGCAGTGGCAAATAACAGGATCATCACTTTACAAGAAGATGTGGAGAGAGTAAAGGAGGAGAGCTCATATCATATGGAGTCCAGGAAG gcatTAAGAAGCGACTCAGCACCAGACGGACAAGCGTTGGGTGAAACGCGCAAGCAGCTCAAAGAGGAAACTTTGCTTCGATTG gATGTTGAGAAAGAGCTGGAGGTGCAGATCGGGATGAAGCAGGAGATGGAGCTGTCCATGAAGATGCTGgaaaaagacatctgtgagAAGCAGGACGCTCTTGTGGAGCTCAGACAGCAGCTGGACGACCTTCGTGCCATCAACCAACAGCTTAGCCACAAGTCACAG AGCGCAGATACCAGCTCTAAACAGAAGAGTGAAACCATCGCTCGTCTGGAGGAGAAAATAAACCAGATGTCAGGCACTGTAAAACAGATGGAGACAAG ATCCAAACAggccgagagagagagggatctGGCTCGAGAGGCCAACCGACTCTTCAAACAGGACTTTGGGGATAAAATCGAGAGcttgcaggtggaggtggagcagctgaggAAGCACAG GTCTAATCTGGAGCTGGAGTTGAGAAAAGAGCGAGAGCGAAGGAGTGAGTATCATTTTGACACGGCGTCCAGACAGCCCAGCACTCCTCGGAAGGAGAGGAGACTCCCAGAGAACATACCAAAA AGTCTCCCAGAATCCCCATCAGTCAAAAAGGGCAATGACCAGTTACACGCAGGAGCAGAGGACAAAACAAGTCTGAGCTCCAGCTT GTCTTTGTCACATCACGAGGATGAAGAG GACGAGTCATTTGTGGAGATCAGTCAGCCTTCTGTCTGTACCATGTGTGAGGAGGACGACTCCCTCCTCAAGACAAAG aAACAGTGTAAGAACTGCAGTGGGGTTTTCTGCGAGAGCTGTGTGTCCAACGAGCTGCCTTTACCTTCCTCCATTCTCCCAGAGATTGTGTGTACCGCCTGCTTCTCTCTGTTGCTCCAACAATACGCTTCAACACCAACATGA
- the rufy3 gene encoding protein RUFY3 isoform X1, whose protein sequence is MAERDVPLGAVPLQSSSEASESSGRQNSSDENGHVDSPDETLSPTSVIYFKEALNSSNLTFGKAVSLSPSPLRQYDFRIERIESKRRNPKDPIAIERLNLMNMAKLSIKGLIESALNLGRTLDSDYAPLQQFFVVMEHCLKHGLKTKKSFLGQNKSFWGALELVEKLTPEAGEITASVKDLPGLKTPLGRGRAWLRLALMQKKLSDYMKTIINRKDLLSEFYEPNALMMEEEGAVIAGLLVGLNVIDANLCMKGEDLDSQVGVIDFSMYLKDGGHSSKSSEGDGQITAILDQKNYVEELNRHLSASVNNLQAKVDALEKSNTKLTEELAVANNRIITLQEDVERVKEESSYHMESRKALRSDSAPDGQALGETRKQLKEETLLRLDVEKELEVQIGMKQEMELSMKMLEKDICEKQDALVELRQQLDDLRAINQQLSHKSQSADTSSKQKSETIARLEEKINQMSGTVKQMETRSKQAERERDLAREANRLFKQDFGDKIESLQVEVEQLRKHRSNLELELRKERERRSEYHFDTASRQPSTPRKERRLPENIPKSLPESPSVKKGNDQLHAGAEDKTSLSSSLSLSHHEDEEDESFVEISQPSVCTMCEEDDSLLKTKKQCKNCSGVFCESCVSNELPLPSSILPEIVCTACFSLLLQQYASTPT, encoded by the exons ATGGCGGAGCGGGACGTGCCGCTGGGAGCTGTGCCTCTGCAGTCGTCTTCAGAGGCTTCAGAAAGTTCTGGGAGACAAAATTCCTCCGACGAAAACGGACACGTTGACAGTCCGGACGAGACTCTGTCTCCGACCTCGGTGATATACTTCAAGGAGGCTTTGAACTCCTCAAACTTGACATTTGGGAAGGCTGTCTCGCtgtcaccctctcctctccGACAGTATGACTTCAGGATCGAGAGAATCGAGTCAAAGCGCAGAA ACCCCAAGGATCCCATTGCAATCGAAAGGCTTAACTTGATGAACATGGCCAAACTGAGCATCAAGGGCCTGATCGAGTCTGCTCTCAACCTCGGACGCACACTTGACTCTGACTATGCACCTCTCCAGCAGTTCTTTGTCGTGATGGAGCACTGTCTGAAACATGGCTTGAAAA CCAAGAAGTCCTTCCTTGGGCAGAACAAATCATTCTGGGGGGCGTTGGAGCTTGTCGAGAAGTTGACACCTGAAGCAGGAGAGATCACTGCCAGTGTAAAAGACCTGCCTGGCCTTAA AACTCCTTTAGGGAGAGGGCGTGCCTGGTTACGACTGGCCTTGATGCAGAAGAAGCTTTCTGACTACATGAAGACCATCATCAACAGAAAGGACCTGCTCAG TGAATTCTATGAGCCCAACGCATTGAtgatggaggaagagggagctgTCATCGCGGGGCTGCTCGTTGGGCTAAATGTCATCGATGCCAATCTGTGTATGAAGGGGGAGGACTTGGATTCTCAG GTCGGGGTCATCGATTTTTCAATGTACCTCAAAGATGGCGGACACAGTAGTAAGAGTTCAGAGGG CGACGGTCAGATCACAGCGATTCTTGATCAGAAGAATTATGTGGAGGAGCTGAACAGACATTTAAG TGCTTCAGTAAATAACCTCCAGGCCAAGGTGGACGCTCTGGAAAAGTCTAACACAAAGCTAACAGAAGAG CTTGCAGTGGCAAATAACAGGATCATCACTTTACAAGAAGATGTGGAGAGAGTAAAGGAGGAGAGCTCATATCATATGGAGTCCAGGAAG gcatTAAGAAGCGACTCAGCACCAGACGGACAAGCGTTGGGTGAAACGCGCAAGCAGCTCAAAGAGGAAACTTTGCTTCGATTG gATGTTGAGAAAGAGCTGGAGGTGCAGATCGGGATGAAGCAGGAGATGGAGCTGTCCATGAAGATGCTGgaaaaagacatctgtgagAAGCAGGACGCTCTTGTGGAGCTCAGACAGCAGCTGGACGACCTTCGTGCCATCAACCAACAGCTTAGCCACAAGTCACAG AGCGCAGATACCAGCTCTAAACAGAAGAGTGAAACCATCGCTCGTCTGGAGGAGAAAATAAACCAGATGTCAGGCACTGTAAAACAGATGGAGACAAG ATCCAAACAggccgagagagagagggatctGGCTCGAGAGGCCAACCGACTCTTCAAACAGGACTTTGGGGATAAAATCGAGAGcttgcaggtggaggtggagcagctgaggAAGCACAG GTCTAATCTGGAGCTGGAGTTGAGAAAAGAGCGAGAGCGAAGGAGTGAGTATCATTTTGACACGGCGTCCAGACAGCCCAGCACTCCTCGGAAGGAGAGGAGACTCCCAGAGAACATACCAAAA AGTCTCCCAGAATCCCCATCAGTCAAAAAGGGCAATGACCAGTTACACGCAGGAGCAGAGGACAAAACAAGTCTGAGCTCCAGCTT GTCTTTGTCACATCACGAGGATGAAGAG GACGAGTCATTTGTGGAGATCAGTCAGCCTTCTGTCTGTACCATGTGTGAGGAGGACGACTCCCTCCTCAAGACAAAG aAACAGTGTAAGAACTGCAGTGGGGTTTTCTGCGAGAGCTGTGTGTCCAACGAGCTGCCTTTACCTTCCTCCATTCTCCCAGAGATTGTGTGTACCGCCTGCTTCTCTCTGTTGCTCCAACAATACGCTTCAACACCAACATGA